In the genome of Poecilia reticulata strain Guanapo linkage group LG16, Guppy_female_1.0+MT, whole genome shotgun sequence, one region contains:
- the LOC103478486 gene encoding urokinase plasminogen activator surface receptor-like: MSLNKLHFVTLFVGIWLLPKANTLECFKCVPDTSGTCTNKIQCPSQDNQCASVKVLRYTGGSVNNETKSKQCFQPGDCVGGSVNFGSEKTVIVSDCCNNSANCNNKDASGPKFNTNNKKCYSCEGQQCVRTEVCKNEENYCIKTTRAGQTLKGCASKMMCPEYASEFFKPYILPGSSCCQGDFCNSASGASAGLQLLCVSLMFLVLFP, encoded by the exons ATGTCTCTTAACAAATTGCACTTTGTCACACTGTTTGTCGGGATTTGGCTTCTTCCAAAAG CCAACACCCTGGAATGTTTCAAGTGTGTACCGGACACATCTGGAACCTGCACTAACAAAATCCAATGCCCCTCACAGGATAATCAATGTGCATCAGTGAAAGTATTAAGATATACAG GTGGTTCTGTAAACAATGAGACCAAATCTAAACAGTGCTTTCAACCTGGGGATTGTGTTGGAGGCTCAGTCAACTTTGGATCTGAGAAAACTGTTATTGTGAGCGACTGCTGCAACAACAGTGCTAACTGCAACAACAAAGATGCCTCTG gGCCTAAGTtcaatacaaataataaaaagtgctACAGCTGTGAAGGACAACAGTGCGTTAGAACTGAAGTCTGTAAGAATGAAGAGAACTATTGCATCAAAACAACAA GGGCAGGTCAGACCTTGAAGGGCTGTGCCTCCAAGATGATGTGCCCAGAATACGCATCAGAGTTTTTTAAACCGTACATCTTACCAGGAAGCAGCTGCTGCCAGGGAGACTTCTGCAACAGCGCCAGCGGTGCAAGTGCTGGCCTGCAGCTGTTGTGTGTGTCGCTGATGTTTTTGGTCTTATTTCCTTAG